One Cotesia glomerata isolate CgM1 linkage group LG8, MPM_Cglom_v2.3, whole genome shotgun sequence genomic window carries:
- the LOC123270363 gene encoding transcription termination factor 2-like isoform X1, giving the protein MSFGCKRKSVESIPLEEKRKKVDYNRNYKRVLNNSYLIDSDSDASDGIVFSDDEPDGAIDVDNPGPSTSANQLNGPNNASDAGIINLEVVKEEIVDGLDSDSDNSENDSDEMNEEFNLNNLPKFDSFEDKFDPEIASKTEELIKEIEATEKEIEHYRTIIETCDLDKLQDKGQRQKDMLEFKESELDRLRKEYDTVLSTKDSQTQSPGSRLSMKKLQVLHGTLLTCPSENQREKTPEGIKTQLKPHQEHALAWLLWRERKNPPSGILADDMGLGKTLTMISLIVKTNEDHLDSEDEDPPASTSISDPESVSVPKVAQVKGKTLVICPASLLQQWKNEIKNHCHENILMAKIYHGTQRTCDRRLLARYDVVITTYNLVAREYSLKSPTEPGVIARIKWQRVILDEAHIIRNPSAKFCQSVCDLVATHRWALTGTPIHNRYEDFYSIIKFLRLAPFDDPSTFQNTIQNGVAGNERLTTFIKTFMLRRTKEELQNKGAMDRLPDHTIETIVVTLDDDERKAYQNVMALSKNLFAQFLMMRANKGQRLGTMTYGGFAGYDSVNSSRNGGRRQNGGRGRGGGRGRGRGRGRGRGKQNAFTANDLQYLADNAGEIKSSGMVWIFVLILRLRQLCCHPSLIHGLIEQNDVNTIGIDGSDDKEEIDLKKISDLKNIGQNSDDINDILVMSNPVFEKARKSSKVRAVMERVKEILALKDKLIIVSQWTSFLSIFRSCLREVPGAKCAVFSGAVNVRDRQTVVEEFNNPESDTNILLLSLTAGGVGLNLTGGNHILFVDIHWNPQLECQAQDRIYRMGQTKNVFVYKFITDDTIEDRVKELQEHKLELAASILTPGSYRSGNRLTLDDLRKLFQ; this is encoded by the exons ATGTCGTTTGGTTGTAAAAGAAAATCTGTGGAATCAATTCCGCTGgaggaaaaaagaaaaaaagttgattataaTCGCAACTACAAGCGCGTGCTGAATAACAGTTATCTTATTGATAGTGATTCTGACGCCAGTGATGGGAT TGTGTTCTCTGATGATGAGCCTGATGGGGCTATTGATGTGGATAATCCTGGACCGAGTACGTCGGCCAATCAGCTTAATGGTCCTAATAATGCTTCCG acgCGGGTATAATTAATCTTGAAGTggtaaaagaagaaattgttGATGGTCTTGATTCCGATTCAg ATAACTCTGAAAATGATTCAGACGAGATGAATGAAGAATTTAATCTAAATAACCTTCCAAAATTCGATTCCTTTGAAGACAAATTCGACCCGGAGATAGCTTCAAAGACCgaagaattaataaaagaaatagaaGCCACGGAAAAAGAAATCGAGCACTATCGC ACAATTATCGAAACTTGCGACTTAGATAAGCTCCAAGACAAAGGCCAGCGTCAAAAAGACATGCTAGAGTTCAAAGAATCTGAGCTTGACCGTCTGCGAAAAGAGTACGATACGGTTTTATCAACCAAAGACAGTCAAACTCAATCCCCTGGATCCCGCCTGTCCATGAAGAAGCTCCAAGTGTTGCATGGCACTCTCTTAACCTGCCCAAGTGAAAACCAGCGTGAGAAAACCCCAGAAGGCATCAAGACCCAGCTGAAGCCTCACCAAGAGCACGCGTTGGCCTGGTTGCTCTGGCGAGAACGTAAGAACCCTCCCAGTGGCATCCTCGCCGATGATATGGGTCTTGGAAAGACCCTGACAATGATTTCTCTGATTGTAAAAACAAACGAAGACCACTTAGATTCTGAGGATGAAGATCCACCCGCTAGTACCTCAATATCAGACCCGGAGTCTGTCTCGGTACCCAAAGTCGCTCAGGTGAAAGGAAAAACCCTGGTGATCTGTCCAGCATCCCTGCTTCAGCAGTGGAAGAACGAGATAAAAAATCACTGCCATGAAAACATTTTAATGGCTAAAATTTACCACGGAACCCAGCGAACCTGCGACCGTCGTCTGCTGGCGCGTTACGACGTCGTAATAACGACCTACAACCTAGTAGCACGTGAGTATTCTCTTAAATCTCCTACCGAACCAGGCGTGATAGCCCGGATCAAATGGCAGCGCGTGATTCTCGACGAAGCTCACATAATCCGGAACCCCAGCGCTAAATTTTGCCAATCTGTATGCGACTTGGTAGCTACTCATCGCTGGGCTCTCACTGGTACACCAATTCACAATCGTTACGAGGATTTTTActcgataattaaatttttacggCTTGCACCCTTCGATGATCCAAGCACTTTTCAGAATACCATCCAAAATGGCGTAGCAGGCAATGAGCGGCTGACAACTTTTATCAAAACTTTTATGTTAAGGCGTACTAAAGAGGAGCTTCAGAACAAAGGTGCAATGGATCGCTTACCCGATCATACAATCGAAACAATTGTAGTTACGTTGGATGATGATGAACGTAAAGCTTATCAAAATGTCATGGCGCTTTCTAAGAATTTGTTTGCACAGTTTTTGATGATGAGAGCTAACAAAGGTCAAAGATTAGGTACTATGACTTACGGAGGTTTTGCTGGGTATGATTCTGTTAACTCTTCACGAAATGGCGGACGGAGACAAAATGGCGGACGGGGGCGAGGTGGGGGTAGAGGTAGAGGGCGCGGGAGAGGGAGAGGCCGAGGGAAACAAAATGCATTTACTGCTAATGATTTGCAGTATTTAGCGGACAATGCTGGAGAAATAAAAAGTTCAGGAATGGTTtggatttttgttttaattttgaggttaagaCAATTGTGCTGCCATCCCTCGTTGATTCACGGGTTGATAGAGCAAAATGATGTTAACACAATTGGAATCGACGGGAGTGATGATAAGGAGGAGATTGACTTGAAGAAAATTTCAgatctgaaaaatattggcCAGAATTCGGatgatattaatgatattttagTAATGAGCAACCCGGTGTTTGAAAAAGCGCGCAAAAGCTCTAAAGTGAGAGCTGTGATGGAACGGGTTAAGGAAATACTTGCTCTGAAAGACAAGTTGATCATTGTGTCCCAGTGGACGAGTTTCTTGAGCATTTTCCGGAGCTGCTTGAGAGAAGTTCCTGGTGCTAAGTGCGCGGTTTTCTCTGGCGCAGTTAATGTCAGAGATCGGCAGACGGTGGTCGAGGAGTTCAACAATCCTGAGAGTGACACTAACATTTTGCTGCTGTCGCTGACTGCTGGCGGGGTTGGCCTCAATCTTACTGGGGGAAATCACATTCTGTTCGTCGACATCCACTGGAATCCTCAGCTAGAGTGCCAGGCGCAGGATCGCATTTACAGAATGGGACAGACCAAGAATGTGTTTGTCTACAAGTTCATCACTGATGACACTATCGAGGATCGGGTCAAGGAACTCCAGGAGCACAAGCTCGAGCTCGCTGCCTCTATTCTCACTCCTGGATCTTACCGAAGCGGCAACCGGCTGACTCTTGACGACTTGCGCAAACTTTtccaatag